In a genomic window of Besnoitia besnoiti strain Bb-Ger1 chromosome XI, whole genome shotgun sequence:
- a CDS encoding putative intraflagellar transport protein (encoded by transcript BESB_021710), whose amino-acid sequence MRLQHSGGTLLPSASSKNPVVSAACCASGKRMAVALAADRVVHLVDARGCEVDRFGTRPSDKSETKIHSVTAVALSPDSLRVAVAQSDDMVFVYHVGHAPTDKKAVYRKFPTHAPATSLVWPSGSADAFYYGLVNGRVRVAQVELNKSGTLFDKKSPVTCIGCQHAGNILASGHADGSVQLCSMDAGANKSTTKEAYKFSAAVSAIGFAPRCIAAASQTAHVALFAGDGALLQVLDFNRVSPPLKDISALCFHPAGARLVVAAGEQLHVFSRRSAATPAAPENNDELHARFSLFLPESLWKKASAWGTLGAPVKLEGCCGVSTLCWTPDGSTLYAGTLRGSVEKFASFTKKARWGNTFEFYFLSPSRVRAKRLSDRRSIVIEAAAKDEPERAPSIERLEVYQERFVVAHTDSNQVVFADIETRKVSTLSASWRVPAKFVFHADSVCLVHHERASVAVVLLGYSEIAGHEQLPSSRRAFALSDCGPVCLKSGGAGLIQERVPCFSHAEAPFLQGSSRLGSETLRYSVYDGCHGAPLSAEGALARVECSANGDLQAVLNLPHGSTVKKLNTGLIQLAACIHDKSYSAGLALLDGMERPWAEDVRQKARCLADAALADGYMDIAKICFASAGCLAESRFLADTECGVRRAGANDRAEASRHGAAAVNRYLLKAREPWRKLPGDEAHPPEASLSIGGNLRVPERHRAGPCDCQPLFRFDAGNLLAERETRGDSNQLTGERRAWLMHTGQEEKAGEVALQVDQRPVVAAEIFLRGGLPFRAAAVVASHETISFPPELLESVGRDLAACGLYEQAGDIFQRLGDTAKALSAYRKGCAFKKAVELARKSDPATVIELEEAWAQSLLAENQPEAAVNHFIEAGSTVKAIEASLEAKQWKKALQLLHGLLEDNQKNVATPFLRRLAKELRATGRHADAARCFTQAGDWDDAVRMYVEAGRIEEALQLAASSLGVADAQALAVGVASECEAKGDLQNAAKAFLLIEAYDEAIAMYRRHSQTDAMLKLVALHRPELLEETYRSLGEALEARGDFEAAEQFYTGGGLWKLAVGMYQRGRKWEDAMRVARKEGGEEAFAAVISAHAEVTASESGSDAAIQLLLKHKMPERAVEAAVAAGDFAQALKVAKDSGPDMFEAVNLRLAATHQDRGDFQAAERHFLLAGKACEAIEMYRQQHDWEAAMRVAEMHSHDAVLELRLSRAKSVADAGDLKAAEALFIEAERADLAVSMYLVRDLRAEALKISKAHCPQLLPQLLRRVAVLRCGSGGADELIDLANVFEAAGLFAEAIGICLAADAPAVPDAALLKKTWLMAVSLAETNMPDRLSEVADAVARKMLAAWGPSLEAAELLEAAGEPQEAVQCLVDCQAWEKARSLARAVGRPACEAVVREGEKKQMVAQRDLQGLLLRGETSAALEVAAADGAWETCLACARDVAPDQLPSVLCAYGQTLLCDERAEEAAHLLLEAAGSWERHEGARSLCRELVYSLHRTAISAAGDKVRRTTHAGLIKSLLMRILARSRSRLEGGRDAGDAAPEEIRCIQDVQNKALAGEAERPLHAKLLVAHYLGVLSVAETHCHAGTRITAAKTAVALLRYARELRPDDAFYRAGLHCKAVGWSEMAFWFLNRYLDTVEAIEDSGAAVGGADSEATDIPPLEELSLPGSQLLPAAKTEEAREWVLDWSVCQGLSPALRKRECRACREKVYEASMCCSKCGEAEELCVVTGYPVDRASVVQCTICRSRGNACDWAALVSLTKECPWCGSPQAAGETALASSTGEA is encoded by the exons ATGAGGTTACAACACTCAGGGGGCACTCTGCTGCCTTCGGCAAGCAGCAAGAATCCAGTCGTCAGTGCTGCTTGTTGTGCAAGTGGCAAGCGGATGGCTGTCGCACTTGCAGCAGATAGGGTTGTGCATTTGGTTGACGCCCGCGGATGCGAAGTCGACAGATTTGGCACGCGACCGTCTGACAAATCAGAGACGAAAATTCACAGTGTGACTG CGGTCGCGCTCAGTCCTGATTCACTCCGTGTGGCCGTCGCGCAGTCCGACGACATGGTGTTTGTCTATCATGTGGGACACGCTCCGACGGATAAAAAGGCGGTTTACCGAAAATTCCCCACTCACGCTCCAGCGACGAGCCTGGTGTGGCCTTCTGGGAGCGCGGACGCCTTCTATTACGGGCTCGTCAACGGCCGGGTGCGCGTGGCGCAAGTGGAGTTGAATAAATCCGGCACGCTGTTTGACAAGAAAAG CCCCGTGACGTGTATTGGCTGTCAGCACGCCGGTAATATCTTGGCGAGCGGACATGCGGACGGTTCTGTCCAACTTTGTTCAATGGACGCCGGCGCCAATAAATCGACGACCAAAGAAGCGTACAA GTTTTCCGCCGCGGTGTCAGCCATCGGTTTCGCGCCCCGTTGCATTGCAGCAGCTTCGCAGACCGCGCACGTGGCCCTGTTTGCTGGAGACGGAGCTTTG CTTCAGGTTCTCGATTTCAACCGGGTTTCGCCGCCCTTGAAAGACATCTCAGCGCTGTGTTTCCATCCAGCGGGAGCGAGACTGGTCGTTGCGGCAGGCGAGCAATTGCATGTTTTCAGCCGTCGTtcggctgcgacgccggcTGCGCCAGAAAATAACGATGAG CTTCACGCGcggttttctctctttttgcCCGAATCTCTGTGGAAGAAAGCCTCCGCATGGGGAacgctcggcgcgccggtAAAGCTGGAAGGCTGCTGCGGAGTTTCCACGCTCTGCTGGACGCCAGACGGGTCCACGCTCTACGCAGGCACTCTGCGAGGATCTGTCGAGAAGTTCGCCTCCTtcacgaagaaggcgcgatGGGGCAACACCTTCGAGTTCTACTTCCTCTCACCCTCGCGG GTTCGCGCTAAAAGGCTCTCAGACCGGAGAAGCATCGTcatcgaggctgcggccaaAGATGAGCCTGAAAGGGCGCCCAGCATCGAGAGGCTGGAGGTCTATCAGGAGCGGTTCGTGGTCGCGCACACCGATTCTAATCAAGTTGTCTTCGCAGACATAGAGACGCGAAAAGTCTCTACTCTATCAGCCAGCTGGAGGGTGCCCGCGAAATTCGTCTTCCACGCCGACAGTGTCTGTCTGGTGCACCAC GAACGCGCCTCAGTTGCTGTGGTGCTGCTCGGCTACTCCGAAATCGCTG GACACGAGCAACTGCCGAGTTCGCGTCGCGCATTTGCTCTCTCAGACTGTGGTCCG GTCTGCCTAAAgtctggaggcgcagggctGATTCAGGAGAGAGTACCCTGCTTctcgcacgcagaggcaccCTTTTTGCAAGGATCCAGCCGCCTTGGGTCAGAAACGCTTAG GTACAGTGTGTATGACGGCTGCCACGGGGCGCCTCTgtcggcggagggcgctcTAGCGCGCGTCGAGTGCAGCGCAAATGGGGATCTTCAGGCAGTTCTGAACCTCCCACACGGTTCAACTGTCAAGAAACTGAACACAGGCCTGATCCAACTCGCCGCGTGCATCCACGACAAATCTTACTCTGCG GggctggcgctgctggatGGCATGGAACGGCCCTGGGCGGAAGACGTGAGGCAGAAAGCTCGCTGTCTGGCAGACGCTGCCCTGGCAGACGGCTATATGGACATCGCGAAGATCTgtttcgcgtctgcgggatGCCTCGCTGAGTCGCGGTTCCTCGCCGACACCGAGTGCGGAgtgaggcgcgcaggcgcgaacgatcgcgcagaggcttcacgccacggcgcagcggcagtgAATCGGTACCTGCTGAAAGCGAG AGAGCCGTGGAGGAAGCTGCCTGGTGACGAGGCGCACCCTCCAGAGGCTAGCTTGAGCATCGGGGGGAATCTACGCGTTCCAGAGAGGCATCGCGCAGGCCCATGCGACTGTCAGCCTCTGTTCAGATTCGATGCGGGCAACCTCCTTGCCGAACGAGAGACCCGAGGCGACTCGAATCAACTAACgggggagcgccgcgcgtggctgATGCACACCGGTCAG GAGGAGAAAGCGGGCGAGGTCGCGCTGCAGGTGGATCAGCGGCCGGTGGTCGCCGCGGAGATTTTCCTTCGCGGAGGCCTGCCctttcgcgcggctgcggttGTGGCGTCTCACGAGACAATTTCGTTTCCTCCCGAGCTTCTAGAGAGCGTGGGGAGAGatctcgctgcatgcggcctcTACGAACAGGCCGGAGATATCTTCCAGCGACTTGGAGACACCGCCAAGGCGTTGAGTGCCTACCG caaaGGTTGCGCGTTTAAAAAAGCTGTGGAACTTGCGCGGAAGAGTGACCCCGCCACTGTGATCGAGCTTGAAGAAGCCTGGGCGCAGAGTCTTCTAGCGGAAAACCAA CCGGAGGCAGCGGTGAATCATTTCATCGAGGCGGGGAGCACGGTGAAGGCGATTGAGGCGTCTCTCGAGGCAAAACAGTGGAAGAAGGCGCTTCAACTGCTGCACGGACTACTCGAAGACAACCAGAAAAACGTCGCGACCCCGTTTCTCCGTAGACTCGCGAAGGAGCTGAGAGCCACGGGGaggcatgcagacgcagcgagaTGTTTCACGCAG gCCGGCGACTGGGACGACGCCGTGCGTATGTACGTCGAGGCGGGACGCATCGAGGAAGCCTTGCAG CTCGCGGCTTCCAGTCTCGGagtcgcggacgcgcaggcgctggcggtcGGCGTCGCGAGCGAGTGCGAGGCCAAGGGAGATCTCCAG AAtgcggcgaaggcgttcCTTTTGATTGAGGCCTATGACGAGGCGATTGCGATGTATAGACGCCACAGCCAGACCGACGCGATGCTGAAGCTCGTCGCGCTTCACAG GCCGGAGCTTCTGGAGGAGACGTACCGATCTCTCGGCGAGGCACTGGAAGCTCGCGGCGActtcgaggccgcagagcagTTTTACACAG GCGGCGGGCTGTGGAAGCTCGCCGTCGGCATGTACCAACGCGGACGCAAATGGGAGGACGCgatgcgcgtcgctcgcaaagaaggcggagaagaagcgttTGCCGCAGTTATcagcgcgcacgccgaggTCACGGCCAGCGAAAGCGGATCCGACGCCGCGATTCAACTGCTTCTCAAA CACAAGATGCCTGAGCGCGCAGTGgaagccgccgtcgctgcgggGGACTTCGCTCAGGCTCTGAAAGTCGCCAAAGACTCCGGGCCCGACATGTTTGAGGCCGTGAATTTGCGGCTGGCTGCGACGCACCAAGACCGCGGCGACTTCCAGGCAGCGGAGCGACATTTCCTTTTGGCGGGGAAAGCCTGTGAGGCAATTGAAATGTACAGACAGCAg CACGACTGGGAAGCCGCCATGCGCGTGGCGGAGATGCACAGCCACGACGCAGTTCTTGAGCTCCGCCTGAGCCGAGCGAAGAGTGTGGCGGACGCGGGAGACTTGAAG GCTGCTGAGGCGTTGTTCATCGAGGCTGAGCGGGCGGATCTCGCCGTGAGCATGTACCTCGTGCGCGACTTGCGGGCGGAAGCGCTGAAGATCAGCAAGGCGCACtgtccgcagctgctgccgcagctgcttcgccgcgtagctgtcctccgctgcgggtctggaggcgccgacgaACTCATCGACCTCGCGAAC GTTTTTGAAGCGGCAGGACTCTTCGCTGAGGCGATTGGCatctgcctcgctgccgaTGCCCCGGCCGTGCCagacgctgcgctgctgaAAAAAACCTGGCTCATGGCG GTTTCGCTCGCGGAGACAAATATGCCAGACCGCCTCAGCGAAGTTGCTGACGCCGTGGCGCGGAAGATGCTCGCCGCATGGGGCCCGTCTCTTGAAGCTGCggagctgctggaggcggcCGGCGAGCCGCAAGAAGCTGTGCAG TGCCTCGTGGACTGTCAAGCCTGGGAGAAGGCCCGCAgcctggcgcgcgccgtcgggaGGCCTGCCTGCGAGGCGGTTGTgcgggaaggcgagaagaaacagatggtcgcgcagcgcgaccTTCAGGGTCTCCTTCTGCGAGGCGAGACGTCAGCGGCTCTCGAAGTTGCCGCGGCAGACGGGGCCTGGGAGacctgcctcgcctgcgcgcgagacgtCGCGCCCGACCAACTGCCCAGCGTACTCTGCGCCTACGGCCAG ACTCTGCTATGCGATGAacgcgccgaagaagcggcgcaTCTGCTGCTGGAGGCAGCGGGCAGCTGGGAGCGccacgaaggcgcgcgcagcctttGTCGCGAGCTGGTTTACTCGTTGCATCGAACAGCgatctccgccgccggcgacaaGGTGCGCAGGACGACGCACGCCGGATTGATCAAAAGCCTCCTCATGCGAATTCTGGCTagaagccgcagcaggctCGAGGGAGGAAGGGACGCAGGTGATGCAGCGCCCGAGGAGATTCGGTGTATTCAGGACGTCCAAAAcaaggcgctcgcgggcgaggcagagaggccgctgcaTGCAAAGCTGCTGGTGGCGCACTATTTGGGCGTTCTGAGCGTCGCGGAAACGCACTGTCATGCAGGCACGCGAAtcacggcggcgaagaccgccgtcgcgcttctAAG ATATGCACGCGAGCTTCGGCCGGATGACGCGTTTTACAGAGCAGGCCTGCATTGCAAGGCAGTCGGCTGGAGTGAAATGGCCTTCTGGTTTCTCAACAG ATATCTCGACACTGTCGAAGCTATCGAAGACTCCGGGGCtgcggtcggcggcgcggactccGAGGCCACAGACATTCCTCCACTCGAGGAACTGTCTCTCCCTGGCAGCCAACTATT GCCCGCTGCAAAGACCGAAGAGGCACGCGAGTGGGTGTTGGACTGGAGTGTCTGTCAGGGGCTCTCGCCTGCTCTCAGGAAAAG AGAATGCcgcgcgtgcagagagaaggTTTACGAGGCCTCGATGTGTTGCTCAAAGTGTGGCGAGGCTGAGGAGCTCTGTGTCGTCACAGGCTACCCCGTCGACCGCGCCTCTGTGGTTCAGTGCACCAtctgcagaagccgcggaaacGCATGCGACTGGGCagccctcgtctccctcacCAAGGAATGCCCCTGGTGTGGCAgtccgcaggccgccggcgaaactgccctcgcctcaagCACAGGAGAGGCCTAG
- a CDS encoding hypothetical protein (encoded by transcript BESB_021720) — protein sequence MGEWVFLSLQALTPPGLLADAAPEETPPSMCSRRVGGTCRCRTPRLSFAMVVVLFGLNIAILILVSVFSPAASSCRRAPRGLFVAATAGDKALRTGLARRLFATRPLAHLHLTAEAASPFSKRKPRRDSFAVGTDPKRLLWAAPGAPVLEGKDASAEDLTTRLETATTRSGYESGKRAPQGEPGRASFAEVRESASAAAEISRRAGSDETAPRQEAVSTPMLDAAAKRPPSGTEPNVVTGEGETLLSRLRDGKGGLPAETDSVGLSQELARRSLQARGGYGGQEGRAGISHAQTASPAAVLAPGAGHILVQHSASTWGGSGDSGAEASRPDSSGAKRAATGPAPDASSAREAASQPVSFASLGGVAQDGGPLRGRRQGPLRGRAASLSFSDERHAFSMLQMNGSGLALAAGIGGVMLGSALNNGYPLASPYGAAYPYSPYAMSYYPPDCAVYGVYPGTCDLTTLQLTLIIFACLFFFILMGIAIYCCVCGRESRRGGHKSK from the coding sequence ATGGGGGAGTGggtctttctctccctgcagGCGCTCACGCCGCCGGGCCTCTtggccgacgccgcgcccgaagagacgccgccgtccatgtgcagccgccgcgtcggcgggaCCTGCCGCTGCCGAACGCCGCGGCTGTCCTTCGCGATGGTTGTCGTCTTATTCGGCCTGAACATCGCCATCCTTATCCTTGTCAGTGTCTtttcgcccgccgcgtccagctgccgacgcgcgccgcgaggtctcttcgtcgccgcgaccgcgggcgACAAGGCCCTGAGGACCGGCCTGGCTCGCCGCCTGTTCGCCACGCGCCCGCTCGCCCACCTGCATCTCACAGCGGAGGCTGCTTCTCCATTCTCGAAGCGAAAGCCTCGCAGAGACTCCTTCGCCGTAGGCACGGACCCTAAGCGCCTCCTGTGGGCGGCACCAGGGGCGCCGGTGCTCGAGGGGAaggacgcgagcgccgaagACCTGACAACACGGCTGGAGACAGCCACGACGCGAAGCGGATACGAGAGCGGcaagcgagcgccgcagggcgaacCGGGTCGAGCCTCTTTTGCAGAGGTGAGGGAATCGGCttcggctgccgccgagaTCTCGAGGCGGGCGGGAAGCGACGAGACGGCGCCACGACAAGAGGCGGTTTCGACTCCGATGTTggacgcagccgcgaaaCGTCCGCCTTCCGGCACGGAGCCCAACGTCGTGaccggcgaaggagagacgctcttgtcgcgtctgcgggaCGGGAAAGGAGGCTTGCCTGCGGAGACCGACTCTGTAGGTCTGTCTCAAGAGCTCGCAAGGAGGAGCCTCCAAGCTCGTGGCGGATACGGCGGACAGGAAGGCAGGGCGGGTATCAGCCACGCGCAgaccgcctcgcccgctgctGTCCTCGCCCCGGGCGCCGGGCACATTCTGGTGCAGCATTCCGCCTCGACGTGGGGGGGAAGCGGAGActccggcgcggaggctTCGCGCCCCGACTCCTCCGGGGCAAAGCGTGCAGCCACGGGGCCTGCGCCAGACGCatcgagcgcgcgcgaggccgccagccAGCCGGTCAGCTTCGCTTCGCTCGGTGGAGTGGCACAGGACGGAGGGCCGCTGCGTGGGCGGCGACAGGGGCcgctgcgcggtcgcgcggcttcgctgtcGTTTTCAGACGAGCGGCACGCGTTTTCGATGCTGCAAATGAACGGTTcaggcctcgcgctcgccgcaggcatCGGTGGCGTGATGCTGGGCTCGGCGCTGAACAACGGGTATCCACTGGCGTCCCCGTACGGCGCAGCCTACCCCTACTCGCCCTACGCCATGTCCTACTACCCGCCAGACTGCGCAGTCTATGGCGTGTATCCTGGGACGTGCGACCTGACCACGCTCCAGCTCACGCTCATCATcttcgcgtgtctctttttcttcatCCTCATGGGAATCGCTATCTACTGCTGTGTGTGCGGCCGAGAAAGCCGGAGAGGCGGGCACAAGAGCAAGTAA